One Bacteroidota bacterium genomic window carries:
- a CDS encoding GH3 auxin-responsive promoter family protein: protein MALLHSIMSWVMKQRIHQIELFVKYPHEVQLEWFRKLIHTAKYTEFGRMYDFNSISTIQQFKERVPIRNYDSFKPFIDRVRSGEQNVIWNTPIRWFAKSSGTTSGKSKFIPVSDESLAECHFKAGKDMLSIYCNNNPNSQLFSGKSLTVGGSHQINQLNSDSFQGDLSAILMQNLPFWAQFVTTPNLSIALMDDWESKIERMARATMTENVTSLAGVPSWTLLLVKHVLKLSNKQYLTEVWPNLELFFHGGVSFIPYRDQFKELIPSTYMNYFETYNASEGFFGLQDQSNSDELLLMLDYGVFYEFLPMENNHLDNPPTLQLEDVKIAVNYALIISTNGGLWRYKIGDTIKFTSLSPYRIKISGRTRHFINAFGEELIIENAEQALATACEKTNSIIKEYTAAPVFLSGNQSGAHEWIIEFEKQPEDLLLFSDIFDNALKSINSDYEAKRYHNLILRAPIIKSVPTFTFYHWLKSKNKLGGQNKVPRLSNDRQYIDELYALNPSLKLN, encoded by the coding sequence ATGGCATTACTTCATTCTATAATGAGTTGGGTAATGAAACAACGCATTCACCAGATTGAGTTGTTTGTGAAGTATCCGCACGAGGTACAACTCGAATGGTTTCGAAAACTGATACATACAGCCAAGTATACCGAGTTTGGTCGTATGTACGATTTTAATTCTATATCAACCATACAACAATTTAAAGAACGAGTTCCAATTCGTAATTACGATAGTTTTAAGCCTTTTATTGACCGTGTTAGAAGCGGAGAACAAAATGTAATTTGGAATACACCTATACGTTGGTTTGCTAAATCAAGTGGTACCACCTCCGGAAAAAGTAAGTTCATACCCGTTAGTGATGAATCTCTTGCCGAATGCCATTTTAAAGCAGGAAAAGACATGCTTTCAATTTACTGTAACAACAATCCCAATAGTCAGTTATTTAGTGGAAAGTCGCTTACTGTGGGTGGTAGTCATCAAATTAATCAATTGAACTCCGACTCTTTTCAAGGCGATTTATCTGCCATTCTCATGCAAAACTTACCATTTTGGGCGCAGTTTGTAACCACTCCCAATTTGAGTATTGCATTAATGGATGATTGGGAAAGTAAAATTGAACGAATGGCGCGTGCTACCATGACCGAAAATGTTACAAGTCTTGCAGGGGTTCCATCCTGGACACTTTTACTTGTAAAGCACGTTCTTAAACTCAGCAATAAGCAATATCTTACTGAAGTTTGGCCGAATCTCGAATTGTTCTTTCATGGAGGTGTTAGCTTTATTCCCTATCGCGACCAGTTTAAAGAGCTGATTCCATCCACCTACATGAATTACTTTGAAACCTACAATGCGAGTGAAGGTTTTTTTGGATTGCAAGATCAATCAAACAGTGATGAATTATTATTGATGTTGGATTACGGAGTTTTTTATGAGTTTTTACCCATGGAAAATAATCATCTCGACAATCCGCCCACTTTGCAATTGGAGGATGTAAAAATTGCTGTGAATTACGCGTTAATTATTAGCACAAATGGCGGTCTGTGGCGTTATAAAATTGGTGATACAATTAAATTTACATCCTTATCACCATACAGAATTAAAATAAGTGGTAGAACCCGTCATTTTATAAATGCTTTTGGCGAAGAGTTAATTATTGAAAATGCCGAACAAGCTTTGGCTACAGCCTGCGAAAAAACAAATTCAATTATTAAGGAATATACAGCAGCTCCGGTGTTTTTATCAGGCAATCAAAGTGGAGCTCATGAGTGGATTATTGAATTTGAAAAGCAACCCGAGGACCTCTTGTTGTTTAGCGATATTTTTGACAATGCTTTAAAATCTATTAATAGTGATTACGAAGCGAAGCGCTATCATAATTTGATACTTCGTGCACCGATTATTAAGTCGGTTCCAACTTTTACTTTTTATCATTGGCTCAAATCCAAAAACAAACTTGGAGGACAAAATAAGGTACCTCGTTTGAGCAACGACCGCCAATACATCGACGAATTATATGCTCTAAATCCATCACTAAAGCTTAACTAA
- a CDS encoding ATP-binding protein, producing MHQLIEQAIANTKLQLEKRGGEIFTDLQAQTPEMEGDRVHLSNILFNLIDNALKYTTEKPKIIIRTANEKDGVHLSIQDNGIGISKENQLKIFEPLFRVSTGNVHNVKGFGLGLNYVKAVIEKHGGTIHVESSIGKGSKFNIIIPKYKNPK from the coding sequence TTGCATCAATTGATTGAACAAGCAATAGCAAATACCAAATTGCAGTTGGAGAAGCGAGGTGGAGAAATTTTTACCGATTTGCAAGCACAAACTCCTGAGATGGAAGGAGACAGAGTTCATTTAAGCAATATTTTATTCAACCTAATTGATAATGCATTAAAGTACACAACAGAAAAGCCTAAAATTATTATTCGTACGGCAAATGAGAAGGACGGTGTACATTTATCAATACAGGATAATGGAATAGGTATAAGCAAAGAAAATCAATTGAAAATTTTTGAACCGCTTTTTAGAGTGAGTACCGGAAATGTGCACAACGTAAAGGGATTTGGCTTAGGGTTAAATTATGTTAAAGCCGTAATTGAAAAGCACGGTGGCACAATTCATGTTGAAAGTTCAATCGGAAAAGGAAGTAAATTCAATATTATCATACCCAAATATAAAAACCCTAAATAA
- a CDS encoding response regulator transcription factor: MAKTIANILLVEDDTNLGTLLTEYLNAKGYQTHLAVNGQEGYTKFLSSKYDICLLDIMMPLKDGITLAKEIRAINSTVPIIFLTAKSMKEDTIEGFMAGADDYLTKPFSMEELLVRINAILRRTANSVNKTEIPAEFKVGEYTFHTQNFMLERKGKSQKLTSKEANLLQLLCMHKNDILDRSFALKTIWLDDSYFNSRSMDVYIAKLRKYLKDDSTIEIINIHGKGFKLLAA; encoded by the coding sequence ATGGCTAAAACAATCGCAAACATCCTACTCGTTGAAGACGACACAAATTTGGGAACTTTGTTAACGGAGTACTTAAATGCTAAAGGATATCAAACTCACTTAGCAGTAAATGGTCAAGAAGGATACACTAAATTTTTATCCTCGAAATACGACATCTGTTTATTGGACATCATGATGCCATTAAAGGATGGAATAACACTCGCAAAAGAGATAAGAGCAATAAACTCTACAGTGCCCATTATTTTTTTAACAGCTAAATCCATGAAGGAAGATACCATTGAAGGATTTATGGCAGGCGCTGATGACTACCTTACCAAACCTTTTAGCATGGAAGAACTGTTGGTGCGCATCAATGCTATCCTACGCCGCACAGCAAATTCAGTAAATAAAACCGAAATTCCAGCTGAATTCAAAGTTGGCGAATATACATTCCATACCCAAAATTTTATGTTGGAACGAAAAGGGAAGTCGCAAAAGCTTACTTCTAAAGAAGCAAATTTATTGCAATTACTCTGTATGCATAAAAACGACATTCTTGACCGATCATTTGCTTTAAAAACAATTTGGCTTGATGATTCTTATTTTAATTCGCGTAGTATGGATGTATACATAGCCAAATTACGTAAGTACTTAAAAGACGATAGCACTATTGAAATAATAAATATTCATGGTAAAGGTTTTAAATTGCTTGCCGCTTAA
- a CDS encoding ATP-binding cassette domain-containing protein has translation MARKGGFSSAEDKGLPKVKISKSSLKKAVRLFYYIGPYKWRFLLGLVFLVLTGITAIVFPRFMGLLVDSSQISLDKINEMGLKLLVLFGLQAIFSFFRVVLFVQVTENMLLAIRKATYAHLIQMPMSFFAQRRVGEINSRMSADLAQIGDTFTTSIAEFLRQFIIIVGGIIALFFTSLKLAFLMLAIVPVVAIIAVFFGRYIRGFSKKVQDKIAESNVIVEETMQGIANVKSFANEFFELLRYTKKSEEIKSLAITGGKARGAFFSFIIFCLFGAIILLIWFAVKLESEGLLSHGDMIQFMLYTVFVGASIGGIAEQYAQIQKAIGATERVMEILDEPSERISLPETKNFSVLPFKRLEGNVRFDNVQFTYPSRKEVEVLKKISFEAKKGQTIAFVGPSGSGKSTITALILRFYEPNSGSIYFDEKMSSEYTLTDLRNNMAIVPQDVLLFGGTIRENIAYGKPDASMEEIIEAAKKANAHEFISGFPEGYDTIVGERGIKLSGGQRQRVAIARAVLKNPAILILDEATSSLDSESERLVQEALDKLMIGRTSFVIAHRLSTIRNADSIIVIDKGEVVESGTHSNLIEKQNGLYRNLSKLQFEYESAQ, from the coding sequence ATGGCTCGCAAAGGTGGATTTAGTTCGGCTGAAGACAAAGGTCTTCCCAAGGTAAAAATTTCGAAATCGTCATTAAAAAAAGCTGTCCGCTTATTTTATTACATAGGTCCGTATAAATGGCGCTTCCTTTTAGGATTGGTATTTTTGGTACTAACCGGAATAACAGCCATTGTTTTTCCACGCTTCATGGGCTTACTGGTTGATTCAAGCCAAATATCGCTCGACAAAATAAATGAGATGGGCCTCAAACTACTTGTATTGTTTGGCTTGCAAGCCATTTTTTCTTTTTTCAGAGTGGTATTGTTTGTACAGGTTACCGAAAATATGTTGTTGGCCATCCGCAAAGCAACCTATGCACATTTAATACAAATGCCTATGTCGTTTTTCGCGCAAAGAAGAGTAGGTGAAATAAACAGCCGCATGTCGGCCGACTTGGCTCAAATTGGTGATACATTTACTACGAGTATTGCTGAATTCTTGCGTCAGTTTATAATTATTGTAGGAGGAATAATTGCTCTTTTTTTTACTTCACTTAAGCTTGCCTTTTTAATGTTGGCTATAGTTCCGGTAGTTGCAATTATTGCCGTATTTTTTGGGCGCTACATTCGCGGATTTTCTAAAAAAGTACAAGATAAAATTGCTGAGAGCAATGTAATTGTGGAAGAAACAATGCAAGGCATTGCCAATGTTAAGTCATTCGCGAACGAATTTTTTGAATTATTGCGCTATACCAAAAAAAGTGAAGAAATTAAATCCTTAGCGATTACTGGCGGTAAAGCACGTGGAGCCTTTTTTTCATTCATTATTTTTTGCCTATTTGGGGCAATCATTTTGCTGATTTGGTTTGCCGTTAAACTCGAAAGTGAAGGCTTGTTATCGCATGGCGATATGATTCAATTTATGTTGTACACCGTTTTTGTTGGTGCATCCATAGGTGGTATTGCCGAACAATATGCGCAAATTCAAAAAGCAATTGGGGCAACCGAAAGAGTGATGGAAATTTTGGATGAACCCAGTGAGCGCATATCGCTTCCGGAAACCAAAAATTTTAGTGTGCTACCATTTAAGCGATTAGAAGGAAATGTACGGTTTGATAATGTTCAGTTCACTTATCCTTCTCGTAAAGAAGTTGAAGTATTGAAAAAAATCTCTTTTGAAGCTAAAAAAGGTCAAACCATTGCATTTGTTGGACCGAGTGGTTCAGGTAAATCAACCATCACTGCATTGATATTACGATTCTATGAACCGAATTCCGGAAGTATTTATTTTGATGAAAAAATGAGCTCGGAATACACATTAACAGATTTGCGAAACAACATGGCAATTGTTCCACAAGACGTTTTGCTATTTGGAGGAACTATTCGCGAAAACATTGCTTATGGAAAACCGGATGCAAGTATGGAAGAAATAATAGAAGCGGCAAAAAAAGCAAATGCACATGAATTTATTAGCGGTTTTCCTGAAGGTTATGATACCATTGTTGGAGAGCGTGGAATTAAACTAAGTGGTGGCCAGCGTCAGCGTGTAGCCATTGCACGTGCTGTATTAAAAAATCCGGCCATATTAATTTTAGATGAAGCAACTAGTTCTTTGGATTCAGAATCGGAGCGTTTGGTGCAAGAAGCTTTGGATAAATTAATGATAGGGCGAACTTCCTTTGTAATTGCGCACCGACTATCAACCATCAGAAATGCTGATTCTATTATTGTAATCGACAAAGGAGAAGTTGTTGAATCAGGAACACATTCAAATTTGATTGAAAAACAAAATGGTTTATACCGTAATTTGAGCAAACTACAATTTGAATACGAGAGTGCGCAGTAA